A region from the Rheinheimera mangrovi genome encodes:
- the argA gene encoding amino-acid N-acetyltransferase: MRTTELVDGFRQSAPYVNSHRGKTFVVMLGGEAIDQPGFRSIINDIALLNTLGIKIVLVYGARPQINKALENAGLNCDYHNRIRVTDDDSFHVIKQVAGALQLDITARLSMSLSNTPMHNAQINVVSGNFVIAQPLGVDDGVDYLHSGRVRRIDVQGIRRQLDNNGIVLMGPIAASVTGESFNLTAEEIATQVAIKLKAEKIIGFNEVGGIVGDDGDITAELMPNYAEHVMWQMEKKEDACTATIAFLHAAITACRSGVSRCHLVSYGDNGAMLQELFSRDGIGTQIVTEAAERLRAASITDIGGILDLIRPLEQQGLLVRRSREQLEMEIDQFVVIERDGLIIGCAALYPFPEENVGEFACLAVHEHYRDADRGSALLKNIIQLARQRKYYRLFALTTRSIHWFQEHGFELVTVQDLPEKKQQLYNYQRRSKILALDL, encoded by the coding sequence GTGCGCACTACAGAACTTGTTGATGGCTTTCGTCAGTCCGCCCCTTATGTGAACTCTCACCGCGGTAAAACCTTTGTGGTAATGCTCGGTGGTGAAGCCATAGATCAGCCTGGCTTTCGCAGCATTATTAATGATATAGCGTTGCTAAATACGCTTGGCATTAAAATAGTGCTGGTGTATGGCGCCAGGCCACAAATTAATAAGGCGCTGGAAAACGCCGGTTTAAATTGCGATTACCACAACAGGATCCGGGTCACAGACGATGATTCCTTTCATGTGATCAAACAAGTCGCAGGCGCTTTGCAGCTGGATATTACCGCCCGTTTATCCATGAGTTTGAGCAATACGCCAATGCACAATGCTCAAATCAACGTGGTCAGTGGTAATTTTGTCATAGCTCAACCTTTGGGTGTTGATGATGGCGTTGACTACTTACACAGTGGCCGGGTGCGTCGTATCGATGTGCAAGGTATTCGCCGTCAGTTAGATAACAATGGCATAGTGCTGATGGGGCCTATAGCGGCTTCTGTCACAGGCGAAAGCTTTAATCTGACGGCGGAAGAAATTGCCACCCAAGTCGCAATAAAACTCAAAGCGGAAAAAATTATTGGCTTTAACGAAGTCGGCGGCATTGTCGGCGATGATGGCGACATTACCGCTGAATTGATGCCTAATTATGCCGAACATGTGATGTGGCAGATGGAAAAAAAAGAAGATGCCTGTACCGCCACTATAGCCTTTTTACACGCGGCCATTACGGCCTGTCGTTCTGGTGTTTCGCGTTGTCACTTAGTCAGCTATGGCGACAATGGCGCTATGCTGCAGGAATTATTTTCCCGTGACGGTATTGGTACGCAGATAGTAACCGAAGCGGCTGAACGCTTACGTGCTGCCAGCATTACCGATATTGGCGGTATTCTGGATTTGATCCGTCCTCTGGAGCAACAAGGTTTATTAGTGCGTCGCTCCCGTGAACAGCTGGAAATGGAAATAGACCAGTTTGTGGTGATCGAAAGGGATGGCTTAATTATTGGCTGTGCCGCGCTTTATCCTTTCCCGGAAGAAAACGTTGGTGAATTTGCCTGCTTAGCTGTGCATGAACACTACCGTGATGCCGACCGTGGCAGTGCCTTGCTGAAAAACATTATTCAGCTAGCTCGCCAACGCAAGTATTACCGTTTATTTGCGCTGACCACCCGCAGTATTCACTGGTTCCAGGAACATGGCTTTGAACTGGTGACAGTGCAGGATTTACCAGAGAAAAAACAACAGCTGTATAACTACCAACGCCGCTCTAAAATTCTGGCGCTGGATTTATAA
- a CDS encoding glycerol-3-phosphate dehydrogenase/oxidase, whose translation MKIAVIGGGINGLSSAWQLALAGHQVELFERDELMQATSKSSSKLLHGGLRYLEQGEFRLVHEALQERRWWLKKAPHLTKRLPLLYPIYQNGQRPRWQIKIGLWLYDVLSGKKGIGRHRWLTAEQAKRCSPELKTDGLTGAYLFFDGQMDDRKLGLWVAEQAIKAGVQIHQHCPVSQITATGGVFAGNSSDWQVFDLVVNVAGPWSNQLLEQSELPLQQALDLVRGSHLLLPAISRYGHMLEVPGERRIVFVLPYQGQTLLGTTEVRQSLAEPIECSDEEQSYLLKLYNHYFDSQLSAADVESKFAGVRPLLGGSDSASTASREYALNWQQQLLTVSGGKWTTARALARTVVEQVQQKKTL comes from the coding sequence ATGAAAATAGCTGTAATAGGTGGTGGTATTAACGGTTTGTCATCGGCCTGGCAATTGGCTTTGGCTGGTCATCAGGTGGAGTTGTTTGAACGAGATGAGCTGATGCAGGCGACCAGTAAATCCTCCTCCAAATTACTGCATGGAGGCTTACGTTATCTGGAGCAGGGCGAATTTCGGCTGGTGCATGAAGCATTGCAGGAAAGACGTTGGTGGCTAAAGAAAGCACCACACTTAACTAAAAGATTGCCGCTTTTGTATCCCATTTATCAGAACGGCCAAAGACCCCGCTGGCAAATCAAAATTGGTTTGTGGCTTTATGACGTACTGAGCGGGAAAAAAGGCATAGGCCGGCATCGCTGGCTTACAGCGGAGCAGGCAAAACGTTGCTCGCCTGAACTAAAAACTGATGGTTTAACAGGGGCTTATTTATTTTTTGATGGCCAGATGGATGACAGAAAACTCGGGCTTTGGGTGGCGGAGCAAGCCATCAAAGCTGGGGTACAAATCCATCAACATTGTCCTGTCAGTCAAATCACAGCAACAGGTGGGGTCTTTGCCGGGAACAGCTCTGATTGGCAAGTCTTTGACCTGGTAGTGAATGTAGCAGGTCCCTGGAGTAATCAGCTATTGGAGCAATCTGAGTTGCCGTTGCAACAAGCTTTAGACTTGGTGAGGGGCAGTCATTTATTGCTGCCTGCAATCAGTCGTTATGGTCATATGCTGGAAGTGCCGGGTGAGCGCCGTATTGTCTTTGTATTGCCTTATCAGGGGCAAACCTTACTGGGCACTACAGAAGTACGGCAAAGTCTGGCAGAGCCTATAGAGTGCAGTGATGAAGAGCAGAGCTATTTGCTTAAGCTGTATAACCATTATTTTGACAGCCAATTGTCTGCAGCTGATGTAGAGAGTAAATTTGCCGGCGTCAGGCCTTTATTGGGAGGCAGCGACAGTGCCAGCACTGCTAGCCGGGAGTATGCATTAAATTGGCAACAGCAGTTGTTAACGGTATCCGGAGGCAAGTGGACCACAGCCAGGGCTTTGGCCCGGACTGTGGTTGAACAAGTACAGCAGAAAAAAACCTTATAA
- a CDS encoding efflux RND transporter periplasmic adaptor subunit: MKLIYIGTILLFVLQTSAHAEEQRARGMLVASSKATLSSELAAKVIAVPKKVGESFKKGDPLIRLDCRLFKAQRDKVQSEVLVAQLKLENAQQLSKLNSIGTLDVAIAQAETEKIEAERIMAQLNVERCDIKAPFQGVVEQVDVHTHEIVQQQQALMKIVSLNSLEAEIIVSAHWMSWLEVGKAIVLHVEESQQQLEAVISHIGPSVDPTSQTIQIRAEIKKVPAKVLPGMSVVAIFN, from the coding sequence GTGAAGTTGATCTATATAGGCACAATACTGCTGTTTGTGCTGCAAACCTCAGCTCATGCCGAAGAACAGCGTGCTCGCGGCATGTTAGTGGCTTCCAGTAAGGCCACTTTATCCAGCGAGCTTGCGGCTAAAGTGATAGCTGTCCCAAAAAAAGTCGGAGAATCCTTTAAAAAAGGTGACCCGCTGATCAGGCTTGATTGTCGCTTATTTAAAGCGCAGCGAGACAAAGTACAGTCTGAAGTGTTGGTCGCTCAGTTAAAGTTAGAAAATGCACAACAACTCAGCAAGTTGAACTCTATAGGAACTCTTGACGTTGCAATAGCCCAGGCCGAGACTGAAAAGATAGAGGCAGAACGGATTATGGCGCAACTAAACGTAGAGCGTTGTGACATAAAAGCGCCATTTCAAGGTGTGGTTGAACAAGTTGACGTACATACCCATGAAATAGTGCAACAGCAACAAGCCTTGATGAAAATAGTCAGCCTTAACAGCTTAGAGGCTGAAATCATTGTGTCTGCTCATTGGATGAGCTGGCTTGAAGTAGGTAAAGCCATAGTGTTGCATGTCGAAGAATCACAACAGCAATTAGAGGCTGTAATAAGCCATATTGGGCCCAGTGTGGACCCAACAAGCCAAACCATACAGATCCGTGCCGAAATTAAAAAAGTACCTGCCAAAGTATTGCCGGGTATGAGTGTTGTTGCCATTTTCAATTAA
- a CDS encoding TolC family protein, producing MYARYLFSRTTLAVFIAAALAGCSVTPEQLSDKDVMANAAENASTLAQDVAAVTGPIDLHQAFARTIKYNRDARLKAFEAVMSQGQLAVDQFDMLPDFAAQAGYNRRNNYAASASVAFIGDKPGPISDNPSYSVSSDKSTVNASIGATWDVLDFGLSYYRAKQQADRFLISKERERKVIQMIMAQSRSAYYRAVSAERLLAKIDPLIMKSRAALDDSARLEQLRAQSPIDALTYQRDLLETLRTLQDIRKELMPAKAELATLMGLNPATDFELLDVKNPDFTLPNLTLDINTMERTALVRRPELLEAQYQERITQDEVHSAFLKLFPSLSLNAGVNYNDTDYLRNNNWTTAGLGVNWNLMNVFRHGKTDELNNLKIAASKQQALATSMAVISQVHIADIQFKESNDTYQLATQYFDVAQRIKTQVDSNRAAQSIGELTVIREDLNALLAELRRDVAYAEVQNNYGKVLVSMGLDPLPEGFGAMDLEQLSAAFQALTSKWQQGDLGIVNTTPEPAVQHASE from the coding sequence ATGTATGCTCGATACTTGTTTTCCCGTACGACTTTAGCTGTGTTTATTGCGGCAGCATTGGCTGGTTGTTCGGTAACCCCGGAACAATTGTCTGATAAGGATGTGATGGCTAATGCAGCCGAAAACGCATCTACCCTGGCTCAAGACGTGGCGGCTGTGACTGGTCCTATTGATTTGCACCAGGCTTTTGCCCGTACGATCAAATACAACAGAGACGCAAGATTAAAAGCTTTTGAGGCTGTCATGTCTCAGGGCCAGTTAGCTGTTGATCAATTTGACATGTTACCCGATTTCGCTGCTCAGGCTGGATATAACAGACGGAACAATTACGCGGCCTCAGCATCAGTTGCCTTTATTGGTGATAAACCCGGCCCTATTAGTGATAATCCAAGTTATTCAGTGTCGTCGGACAAAAGTACGGTAAACGCCAGTATAGGCGCAACCTGGGATGTGCTTGATTTTGGTTTATCTTATTATCGCGCTAAGCAACAAGCCGACCGGTTTTTGATTTCCAAAGAACGTGAACGCAAAGTGATCCAAATGATCATGGCCCAATCGCGAAGCGCCTATTATCGAGCCGTATCAGCAGAGCGCTTGTTAGCGAAAATCGATCCGTTGATTATGAAATCCCGGGCAGCTTTGGATGATTCAGCCCGCTTGGAGCAACTGCGCGCACAGTCGCCAATTGACGCTTTAACTTACCAGCGTGATTTGTTGGAGACCTTACGTACCCTGCAAGACATTCGCAAAGAGTTAATGCCAGCTAAAGCTGAACTTGCCACCCTGATGGGATTAAACCCTGCAACCGATTTTGAATTACTCGACGTGAAAAATCCGGATTTCACCCTGCCGAATTTGACGTTAGATATCAACACTATGGAGCGAACAGCTTTGGTTCGTCGTCCTGAATTACTTGAAGCGCAATATCAGGAACGTATTACCCAAGACGAAGTGCATTCGGCATTTCTGAAGTTATTTCCAAGCTTAAGTTTAAATGCCGGCGTGAATTACAACGATACTGATTATCTGCGTAACAATAACTGGACTACTGCTGGTTTAGGCGTGAATTGGAATTTAATGAATGTGTTTCGACACGGCAAAACCGATGAGTTGAATAACTTAAAGATTGCGGCTAGCAAGCAACAGGCACTTGCCACCTCTATGGCTGTTATTTCTCAGGTTCATATTGCAGATATTCAATTCAAAGAATCGAACGACACCTACCAGTTAGCTACACAATATTTCGATGTAGCCCAACGTATAAAAACCCAGGTGGATTCAAACCGAGCGGCTCAAAGCATTGGTGAGTTGACAGTGATCCGGGAAGACTTAAACGCCTTGTTGGCTGAGTTACGTCGTGACGTTGCTTATGCTGAAGTACAAAACAACTACGGCAAAGTATTGGTATCCATGGGGTTGGACCCTTTGCCTGAAGGCTTTGGCGCTATGGATCTTGAGCAATTATCTGCAGCCTTTCAGGCGCTGACCAGCAAATGGCAACAAGGTGACTTGGGTATTGTTAATACAACTCCTGAGCCTGCCGTGCAGCATGCGTCGGAGTGA